The Drosophila simulans strain w501 chromosome 3R, Prin_Dsim_3.1, whole genome shotgun sequence genome contains the following window.
CTTCAAAGGACTCCCCGTCAGATCCATGTCCGCAGAGCTCTCTTTTTTTGGGGCTGCcctggtgggcgtggtccGTAGTCTGGCCACTGCTCCATTGCGATCCTCCTTGAAGACCAGCACAATCTTCTTGCCAGCATCCGCAGCCCCCACCATGCTCACCAAGTAGGTGGGTGGCGCTCCATAGGTGATCGTGTAGGACTCGCCACACCGCCGCATTAGCTCCGCGTAAACGTTCGCCAAGTTCGCAGAAGCCGACATTTTTGAAGCAAATTGgcaaaatagaaacaaaaagcgGCAGTATTTGAAAAACGAAGCCAGAATTGATTGAACGGTCACACCATGCTTCACTTTTTAGTGCACCGCAAAAATACTAGCAGTAAGCCACGTGAAGGTCACACTGCAGCTGGTGGTAACATCGATAGTCGATACGCTCAGGTCAGTAACAATCGATAAGTCTTATCCCCGCACGTgttgaaattgttttcttttatttggaccaactttaattaagttaattcaGACATGTCGGACTTTGAAATGGAGGACAGTGCCTCTGGCTACGACTCAGGGGATAACTCAGATGCCGAGGTAAGTGAGGAACCGCCGAAATGAACCCTCCGTATACCAAAAACCCCATTCTTTTCCGCAGCTGCAAGCGGCATTTGAGCGAGGCGACTTAAAACCAGGCCTAAATGTGGAATTCAATGGCCAGAGAGACAAAGTGAACGATGTGGTAAGTAGCTAGCTGGATTCCCGCTCACGAATTGACTAACCCGATCCTGCCCACATAGACAAAATTGCTGGCCAAGACAGAGGCTATCAAGATGCAACTGCCTTGGCTGGAACGCCTGGACATGATCAACACACTGGCTCCCCTGGCGCCGGAACTCGCTGTTCAGCTGGAGAAGCACGAGCAGAAGCGGGCCAATCTCTTCAAGGGCAACGCCAAGCTGCCCTACATTCGGCCCGAGGAGGATCCCGTCCTGAATGACTTCAAGAGAGAGATGCTCTTCCACCGACAGGCGCAAAGTGCTGTTCTGGAGGCCATTCCACGCCTGCAAGAGCTGGGCATAAAGACCCGTCGGCCCGATGACTACTTCGCCGAAATGGCCAAGTCCGACGAGCACATGCAGAAGGTGCGCGCCAACCTAATGGCCAAACAGCAAGGTCAGGCGAAATCCGAGCGCATCAAGCAGATCCGCGAGCAGCGCAAGATGGGCAAGATGCTGGCCAAACAGACCAAGGTCCAACGCGAGGCCGAGAAGAAGGACATGCTTGACAAACTGAAGAAGTTCCGCAAGGGTAAGCTGAAGAACCTCGACTTCCTGGAGGACGCCAAGGCGCTCGAGTCCAAGCAGAAGCAGTCAGCCGAGAATCGCAAGAAGCGCAACAAGAAGTTCGGCTTCGGCGGCAAGAAGAAGGGCCTCAAGAGGAACACAAAGTCCTCCTCCGCGGGATTGGATGGCGACAAGTCCTCCAGGCGCCAGCGGGGCGTGAAGGCTGGTGCTTCGGTCAACAAGCGGCTTGGCAAATCGCGACGCATTAAGGCCAAGGGCAGAAAGTAATCCCCCGGGACTGCCGACTATCTTTAGGTGACCAAACTCTAGTTTTATAAAGCCCCCAATCCTGTATAGATTTTTTAGAaccataaatacataaaatttgTGTGCACGCAGCCTTACTTTCAAAATGTGGAATACTCCttatagaattttaaaattccataaattacatttttctaaCATCTTTTATTCTAGAGTGGACTACAACTATTACACGTTCTCCAtgttctttcttttcttttttagttttgtgcTAGTTTCCGATTCCTCCGAAGAGTCCGCCGTTTTCCGTTTCTTTTTTGACTTTACTTGTTCATCAGTTTCAGCATCCTGGGGTGATCCTTCAGTTGCTCCTGGCCCTGCTTGACTTTCCGCTTTCTtgtctttcttcttttttgtcTTCACTGGCTCTTCCGCAACGTCTTGGACTTGCTCTTCCGGCTCCCGTGTCttactttttttcttcttGATCTTGACGGGATCTTCTTGAGTTTGATGTGCTGGGGATTCCTCTTCTGCCTTCTCAGCCTtgtctttcttctttttcttggtttttatGGGCTCTTCCAGTTGGGAAACCTCACCTGCCTCAGGAACCTCTTCTGTCCTGgattttttcttcttttttggctTCGTATCACACTGCTCCACACTGTCATCAACTGACTCTACTGCTCGATGCTCGGTTTGCTCGGTTTCAGGCGCAGTTTTCAGCTTGCGCTGAAGCTTCTCCAGCATCTCgcgctcctgctgctccaagCGGGCGATCTTTCCGCTCAGCTTTAGGCCATGCCGTGCTCCTTTGTGCGCCGTCCTTCCTCCGCAGGCCTTGAAGAGTTCCGCATCTGTGAGTACCGCCACCTTGGTGACCTCAATGTCCTCCACCCTGATGCGCTCGGAGGTCTCAACCTCGCCGCCGCTCTGCGTGAGCAGCGAAGTCTGCAGGAAGTTGTCGTAGGTGGTCTTTCCAGCGCTGGCGTGCTGCTCCTTGGCTTTCTTCAGCTTGCGCGCAGAGAATCCGCTGGTGGAGATCTCCACCGCTTCTTCGCCCTTTCTGCGGGAGGTGGACACCTGTCCGTCCTGTTGAACTTGGACGTCCACATTGCTGGCGGCCTCGTTGAAGCAGCGCTCCCACCAATGGTCATTGAATTCCTGGGCGCGATCCACTCCCAGTCCTGCGTTATCGAACTTCAAGGCGGCCTTCAAGGGAACTGCTATTCCGGTGTTGTTCTTGCCCAAGCCGTCGCCCTCTTTCCAGCCGTATTTTCCAAGTATCTTCTTGGCGAAGTCCATCacaagaaatatgaaaaatcaaaataaacaaatttgcacGTGCGGCGCAATTGTTATCGATAGCGCATGTCTCATTTCACATCACTAATAACTATTACAGGGCTACTTGTGTCGATAGGTTCTGCCAGTTACAGGGTGATTACGGTCCTAACACAACAGAGCTGCATTTGGGCGccgaaatttgaatttcccaaAATTATATCCAACTTTGTACATTATCGACCaagtaaatcaataaataacttCAAATAAGAACAAACTTGGCCAAGGTTCCATTACACATTCACATCTCCTTTATTTCAGGTTTCAGCTGCGCTCTTCGGCTCATTTCGTTTGCAACTACTCTTAGTACAAGTTCCTTCATATAATATTAAGTGGCAATGAACAAAAACAGCGTTTACATaaagaaactgattttttCGAATACAAAATACTTGAAAAAACGTAGACTTTCAGTACGCGCCacaataaaatcgaaaagtcGTTGAACCCAACGATCCGCCGCATCTCcgcccagccacgcccacacactcGCCCATCAGAGATGTTAGTCGCAGATGTGATCTCCACGAGATGCCCGTCGCATGTCCAAGAACTTCggggagagagagagcctTGGTGGGCGCCCATGGAGATCCTCCGCCGGATGGGCAGAGTGCACGAGGATGGTTGGACTTCGTCCGGTGAATCGATTATGTTGGGTTTTCGTTGAGCCGGAAGCTTGCTTcaattaaaatctaattttaatGTCTGTCGTCTtgggtgtgggcgtgggcgtgggctaGTCCAATCCGATTGAATCcaatcctcctcctcctgatATTTCGGTTGTTCAACTTAAAGTAGGTGTGGTCTTCTCCTCGCTCGcatgttttttaaaaacaaaattacttGTATtatgtggttgttgttggtatTTATAATTAGATAGTGGTACAGGATGTTCTTGTTTGctatcaatcaatcaatcaatcattttATCATTAATAATCGAAAACGAACGTAGGTGTTGCttgttctggttgttgttgttgtttgtttgaaGTGTTGTTTGGTTGCTATTCTCGTTCGCATGCGACTGGCGCACGCGCCCGATCGCAGGAAACAAGGACGAGCAATCGATGTGCAGCAGGCGCGCTTAGAAGGcgaacagcagcaggaagGCCATCATCAAACAGAACAGACCCATGGCCTCGGACAGGGCGAAGCCCAGAATGGCGTAGGAGAACAGCTGCTGTTTCAGCGATGGGTTCCTGGCGTAGCCGATGATGAGGGAACCGAATACTGTTCCGATACCAGCACCTGTTGTATTGGTTCGTTGTGTTTCGGTCGCGAAGTTGGGAAGAGAAAGAAGATCAAAGCATTAGTACCCTGTCCAAGTCAGTTGGCATCTCCGGCTCTCGCCGAAGCTCGCAAGTGagaactcgaactcgaactcgaactcggACAATGGGGAATGGATGGGTCACCCCGACGCCCATTTGGCTTCTTGCTCCAGGTAGTCAGT
Protein-coding sequences here:
- the LOC6730314 gene encoding probable rRNA-processing protein EBP2 homolog, which translates into the protein MSDFEMEDSASGYDSGDNSDAELQAAFERGDLKPGLNVEFNGQRDKVNDVTKLLAKTEAIKMQLPWLERLDMINTLAPLAPELAVQLEKHEQKRANLFKGNAKLPYIRPEEDPVLNDFKREMLFHRQAQSAVLEAIPRLQELGIKTRRPDDYFAEMAKSDEHMQKVRANLMAKQQGQAKSERIKQIREQRKMGKMLAKQTKVQREAEKKDMLDKLKKFRKGKLKNLDFLEDAKALESKQKQSAENRKKRNKKFGFGGKKKGLKRNTKSSSAGLDGDKSSRRQRGVKAGASVNKRLGKSRRIKAKGRK
- the LOC6730315 gene encoding G patch domain-containing protein 4, which translates into the protein MDFAKKILGKYGWKEGDGLGKNNTGIAVPLKAALKFDNAGLGVDRAQEFNDHWWERCFNEAASNVDVQVQQDGQVSTSRRKGEEAVEISTSGFSARKLKKAKEQHASAGKTTYDNFLQTSLLTQSGGEVETSERIRVEDIEVTKVAVLTDAELFKACGGRTAHKGARHGLKLSGKIARLEQQEREMLEKLQRKLKTAPETEQTEHRAVESVDDSVEQCDTKPKKKKKSRTEEVPEAGEVSQLEEPIKTKKKKKDKAEKAEEESPAHQTQEDPVKIKKKKSKTREPEEQVQDVAEEPVKTKKKKDKKAESQAGPGATEGSPQDAETDEQVKSKKKRKTADSSEESETSTKLKKKRKNMENV